The proteins below come from a single Ochotona princeps isolate mOchPri1 chromosome 6, mOchPri1.hap1, whole genome shotgun sequence genomic window:
- the DACT1 gene encoding dapper homolog 1 isoform X2 gives MKPNPVGPARELEPQAPGRGEQRAVEPEGRWRDKGEVDTERQRTRERQEATLAGLAELEYLRQRQELLVRGALHEAGAAAPRAGELSEEAAQRSRLEEKFLEENILLLRKQLNCLRRRDAGLLNQLQELDKQISDLRLDVEKTAEEHGETDSRPSSGFYELSDGASGSLSNSSNSVFSECLSTCHPSTCFCSPLEATLTISDGCPKSTDVHPKYQCDLVSKNGSDVYRYPSPLHAVAVQSPMFLCLTGGPLKDEERLSGNHPVAAGTPGVGSDPEAIKTDSSLPSPGSSWPTPHPSSSKKMDGYILSLVQKKTHPVRTNKPRTSVNADPMKGLLRNASVCVRVAGGVAHPGSGANLKNPKQTCVPAGGIPSLDSGPFPAPKQWAKESKVEQLESKRPPLPEGSLPGTASSELQSKHLAKTAKPAPPEPAWCPPAGSGEPLKDAATAGVHIPATSPLDSPPRSAAPLLENKMPQPTKKASQKNSLQAGPPPATAAAAAPPLLTPAFPVEDRPSLDFKSEGSSSQSLEEGHLVKAQFIPGQQAGGRPQRAHRNAGVARGATLRARGLASQGLEGGLPTVREKTRAAGKKCRFPDDLDTNKRLKKATSKGRKSVGGVGQPDSGLPARPVGGGAGHRAGTRAHGHGHGREAVVAKPKHKRTDYRRWKSSAEISYEEALRRARRGRREPVGAYPSPAVLSYASPYAYVASDSEYSAECESLFHSTVVDTSEDEQSNYTTNCFGDSESSVSEGDFVGESSTTSDSEESGALIWSQFVQTLPLQTVAASDLRHNPTKAFVKIKASHNLKKKILRFRSGSLKLMTTV, from the exons ATGAAGCCGAATCCGGTCGGGCCGGCGAGGGAGCTGGAGCCGCAGGCGCCGGGCCGGGGCGAGCAGCGCGCGGTGGAGCCCGAGGGGCGCTGGCGAGACAAGGGCGAGGTGGACACGGAGCGGCAGCGCACCCGGGAGCGGCAGGAGGCCACGCTGGCTGGGCTGGCGGAGCTGGAGTACCTGCGCCAGCGCCAGGAGCTGCTGGTTCGGGGCGCCCTGCACGAGGCCGGGGCTGCCGCGCCCCGCGCCGGGGAGCTCTCGGAAGAGGCGGCGCAGCGCAGCCGCCTGGAGGAGAAGTTCTTGGAGGAGAACATCTTGCTGCTGCGGAAGCAGTTG AACTGTTTGAGGAGAAGAGATGCTGGCTTGCTGAATCAGCTGCAGGAACTCGACAAGCAGATCAGCGACCTGAGACTGGATGTGGAGAAGACGGCAGAGGAGCACGGAGAGACGGACAGCCGGCCCAGCTCGG GATTTTATGAGCTGAGTGACGGGGCCTCTGGATCCCTTTCCAATTCCTCTAACTCCGTCTTCAGTGAGTGTTTATCCACTTGTCATCCCAGCACCTGCTTTTGCAGCCCCTTGGAGGCGACCTTGACCATCTCAGATGGTTGTCCCAAGTCGACAG ATGTACACCCCAAGTACCAGTGTGATCTGGTGTCTAAAAACGGCAGCGACGTGTATCGCTACCCTAGCCCGCTGCACGCGGTGGCCGTGCAGAGTCCCATGTTCCTCTGCCTCACGGGCGGCCCTCTGAAGGACGAGGAGCGACTCAGCGGGAACCACCCTGTCGCAGCTGGGACCCCCGGTGTGGGGTCCGACCCGGAGGCCATCAAGACTGACAGTTCCCTGCCATCTCCCGGCAGCTCATGGCCTACCCCCCATCCCTCCTCCAGCAAGAAGATGGACGGCTACATTCTGAGCCTGGTCCAGAAGAAGACACACCCCGTGAGGACCAACAAGCCCCGAACCAGTGTGAACGCGGACCCCATGAAAGGGCTGCTGAGGAacgccagtgtgtgtgtgagggtggcaGGAGGTGTTGCCCACCCGGGCAGCGGGGCCAACCTCAAGAATCCCAAGCAGACCTGTGTGCCCGCTGGTGGGATACCCTCTCTGGACAGTGGACCATTCCCCGCACCCAAGCAGTGGGCCAAAGAATCaaaggtggaacagctggaaagCAAGCGGCCGCCCCTGCCTGAGGGCAGCTTGCCTGGCACTGCCTCTTCAGAGCTTCAGAGCAAACACCTGGCCAAAACGGCCAAGCCGGCCCCTCCGGAGCCTGCATGGTGTCCCCCCGCAGGGTCCGGGGAGCCCCTGAAGGATGCCGCCACCGCTGGGGTGCACATCCCGGCCACCTCGCCACTAGACAGTCCTCCCAGGAGCGCAGCACCCCTGCTGGAGAACAAAATGCCCCAGCCCACGAAGAAGGCGTCCCAGAAAAACAGCCTGCAGGCCGGGCCTCCTCCGGccaccgccgccgctgctgccccTCCGCTGCTGACCCCTGCCTTCCCGGTGGAGGACAGGCCGAGTCTGGATTTCAAAAGTGAGGGCTCCTCTTCCCAAAGCCTCGAGGAGGGGCACCTGGTGAAGGCTCAGTTCATCCCCGGGCAGCAGGCGGGCGGCAGGCCGCAACGGGCCCACCGGAACGCGGGTGTGGCCAGGGGCGCCACCCTGAGGGCCCGCGGCCTGGCCTCGCAGGGACTGGAGGGCGGGCTGCCCACGGTCAGGGAGAAAACCCGGGCGGCCGGCAAGAAGTGCCGCTTCCCCGACGACTTGGATACAAATAAGAGACTCAAGAAAGCCACCAGCAAGGGGAGGAAGAGCGTGGGTGGCGTGGGGCAGCCCGACAGCGGCCTGCCCGCTAGGCCCGTGGGCGGGGGCGCCGGCCACAGGGCGGGCACCAGGGCGcacggccacggccacggccGGGAGGCAGTGGTGGCCAAACCTAAGCACAAGCGAACCGACTACCGACGGTGGAAGTCCTCGGCAGAGATCTCCTACGAAGAGGCCCTGCGCAGGGCCCGGCGGGGTCGTCGGGAGCCGGTGGGCGCCTACCCCTCGCCCGCCGTGCTGTCCTATGCCAGCCCTTACGCCTACGTGGCCAGCGACTCCGAGTACTCGGCCGAGTGTGAGTCGCTGTTCCACTCCACCGTGGTGGACACGAGCGAGGACGAGCAGAGCAACTATACCACCAACTGCTTCGGGGACAGCGAGTCGAGCGTGAGCGAGGGCGACTTCGTGGGCGAGAGCTCCACCACCAGCGACTCGGAGGAAAGCGGCGCCCTCATCTGGTCCCAGTTTGTCCAGACCCTGCCCCTGCAGACGGTGGCGGCCTCGGACCTCCGCCACAACCCCACCAAGGCCTTTGTCAAAATTAAGGCTTCCCATAACCTCAAGAAGAAAATCCTCCGCTTTCGATCGGGCTCTTTGAAACTGATGACCACGGTGTGA
- the DACT1 gene encoding dapper homolog 1 isoform X1: MKPNPVGPARELEPQAPGRGEQRAVEPEGRWRDKGEVDTERQRTRERQEATLAGLAELEYLRQRQELLVRGALHEAGAAAPRAGELSEEAAQRSRLEEKFLEENILLLRKQLNCLRRRDAGLLNQLQELDKQISDLRLDVEKTAEEHGETDSRPSSGFYELSDGASGSLSNSSNSVFSECLSTCHPSTCFCSPLEATLTISDGCPKSTDLLRRLDCKEAQRDDQASGAGGRPPCTLHFNVLDVIADVHPKYQCDLVSKNGSDVYRYPSPLHAVAVQSPMFLCLTGGPLKDEERLSGNHPVAAGTPGVGSDPEAIKTDSSLPSPGSSWPTPHPSSSKKMDGYILSLVQKKTHPVRTNKPRTSVNADPMKGLLRNASVCVRVAGGVAHPGSGANLKNPKQTCVPAGGIPSLDSGPFPAPKQWAKESKVEQLESKRPPLPEGSLPGTASSELQSKHLAKTAKPAPPEPAWCPPAGSGEPLKDAATAGVHIPATSPLDSPPRSAAPLLENKMPQPTKKASQKNSLQAGPPPATAAAAAPPLLTPAFPVEDRPSLDFKSEGSSSQSLEEGHLVKAQFIPGQQAGGRPQRAHRNAGVARGATLRARGLASQGLEGGLPTVREKTRAAGKKCRFPDDLDTNKRLKKATSKGRKSVGGVGQPDSGLPARPVGGGAGHRAGTRAHGHGHGREAVVAKPKHKRTDYRRWKSSAEISYEEALRRARRGRREPVGAYPSPAVLSYASPYAYVASDSEYSAECESLFHSTVVDTSEDEQSNYTTNCFGDSESSVSEGDFVGESSTTSDSEESGALIWSQFVQTLPLQTVAASDLRHNPTKAFVKIKASHNLKKKILRFRSGSLKLMTTV; encoded by the exons ATGAAGCCGAATCCGGTCGGGCCGGCGAGGGAGCTGGAGCCGCAGGCGCCGGGCCGGGGCGAGCAGCGCGCGGTGGAGCCCGAGGGGCGCTGGCGAGACAAGGGCGAGGTGGACACGGAGCGGCAGCGCACCCGGGAGCGGCAGGAGGCCACGCTGGCTGGGCTGGCGGAGCTGGAGTACCTGCGCCAGCGCCAGGAGCTGCTGGTTCGGGGCGCCCTGCACGAGGCCGGGGCTGCCGCGCCCCGCGCCGGGGAGCTCTCGGAAGAGGCGGCGCAGCGCAGCCGCCTGGAGGAGAAGTTCTTGGAGGAGAACATCTTGCTGCTGCGGAAGCAGTTG AACTGTTTGAGGAGAAGAGATGCTGGCTTGCTGAATCAGCTGCAGGAACTCGACAAGCAGATCAGCGACCTGAGACTGGATGTGGAGAAGACGGCAGAGGAGCACGGAGAGACGGACAGCCGGCCCAGCTCGG GATTTTATGAGCTGAGTGACGGGGCCTCTGGATCCCTTTCCAATTCCTCTAACTCCGTCTTCAGTGAGTGTTTATCCACTTGTCATCCCAGCACCTGCTTTTGCAGCCCCTTGGAGGCGACCTTGACCATCTCAGATGGTTGTCCCAAGTCGACAG ATCTCCTAAGACGGCTGGACTGTAAAGAGGCCCAGCGTGATGACCAGGCCTCGGGGGCTGGGGGCCGTCCCCCCTGCACACTACACTTTAACGTCCTTGATGTCATTGCAGATGTACACCCCAAGTACCAGTGTGATCTGGTGTCTAAAAACGGCAGCGACGTGTATCGCTACCCTAGCCCGCTGCACGCGGTGGCCGTGCAGAGTCCCATGTTCCTCTGCCTCACGGGCGGCCCTCTGAAGGACGAGGAGCGACTCAGCGGGAACCACCCTGTCGCAGCTGGGACCCCCGGTGTGGGGTCCGACCCGGAGGCCATCAAGACTGACAGTTCCCTGCCATCTCCCGGCAGCTCATGGCCTACCCCCCATCCCTCCTCCAGCAAGAAGATGGACGGCTACATTCTGAGCCTGGTCCAGAAGAAGACACACCCCGTGAGGACCAACAAGCCCCGAACCAGTGTGAACGCGGACCCCATGAAAGGGCTGCTGAGGAacgccagtgtgtgtgtgagggtggcaGGAGGTGTTGCCCACCCGGGCAGCGGGGCCAACCTCAAGAATCCCAAGCAGACCTGTGTGCCCGCTGGTGGGATACCCTCTCTGGACAGTGGACCATTCCCCGCACCCAAGCAGTGGGCCAAAGAATCaaaggtggaacagctggaaagCAAGCGGCCGCCCCTGCCTGAGGGCAGCTTGCCTGGCACTGCCTCTTCAGAGCTTCAGAGCAAACACCTGGCCAAAACGGCCAAGCCGGCCCCTCCGGAGCCTGCATGGTGTCCCCCCGCAGGGTCCGGGGAGCCCCTGAAGGATGCCGCCACCGCTGGGGTGCACATCCCGGCCACCTCGCCACTAGACAGTCCTCCCAGGAGCGCAGCACCCCTGCTGGAGAACAAAATGCCCCAGCCCACGAAGAAGGCGTCCCAGAAAAACAGCCTGCAGGCCGGGCCTCCTCCGGccaccgccgccgctgctgccccTCCGCTGCTGACCCCTGCCTTCCCGGTGGAGGACAGGCCGAGTCTGGATTTCAAAAGTGAGGGCTCCTCTTCCCAAAGCCTCGAGGAGGGGCACCTGGTGAAGGCTCAGTTCATCCCCGGGCAGCAGGCGGGCGGCAGGCCGCAACGGGCCCACCGGAACGCGGGTGTGGCCAGGGGCGCCACCCTGAGGGCCCGCGGCCTGGCCTCGCAGGGACTGGAGGGCGGGCTGCCCACGGTCAGGGAGAAAACCCGGGCGGCCGGCAAGAAGTGCCGCTTCCCCGACGACTTGGATACAAATAAGAGACTCAAGAAAGCCACCAGCAAGGGGAGGAAGAGCGTGGGTGGCGTGGGGCAGCCCGACAGCGGCCTGCCCGCTAGGCCCGTGGGCGGGGGCGCCGGCCACAGGGCGGGCACCAGGGCGcacggccacggccacggccGGGAGGCAGTGGTGGCCAAACCTAAGCACAAGCGAACCGACTACCGACGGTGGAAGTCCTCGGCAGAGATCTCCTACGAAGAGGCCCTGCGCAGGGCCCGGCGGGGTCGTCGGGAGCCGGTGGGCGCCTACCCCTCGCCCGCCGTGCTGTCCTATGCCAGCCCTTACGCCTACGTGGCCAGCGACTCCGAGTACTCGGCCGAGTGTGAGTCGCTGTTCCACTCCACCGTGGTGGACACGAGCGAGGACGAGCAGAGCAACTATACCACCAACTGCTTCGGGGACAGCGAGTCGAGCGTGAGCGAGGGCGACTTCGTGGGCGAGAGCTCCACCACCAGCGACTCGGAGGAAAGCGGCGCCCTCATCTGGTCCCAGTTTGTCCAGACCCTGCCCCTGCAGACGGTGGCGGCCTCGGACCTCCGCCACAACCCCACCAAGGCCTTTGTCAAAATTAAGGCTTCCCATAACCTCAAGAAGAAAATCCTCCGCTTTCGATCGGGCTCTTTGAAACTGATGACCACGGTGTGA